In Sulfitobacter sp. SK012, a single window of DNA contains:
- a CDS encoding type IA DNA topoisomerase — protein sequence MADQIVITEKTSQAKDVRIAVGSRYGVVLPAEGHLFDLLEPEDVVPEWKRWSPVLLRPRELYGTRPAKGGNKAAKLKAIREALRTAKQVWLATDCDREGQLIGQEILEHYKYRGQVMRVLFTAQDAQTIRQSFDRAKPNSEYARLYAAAVARRQADQIYNLSLTRTATVILGKGAKGVIGVGRVKTPTLAIVCKRELEIRKFSPVIYFEIVATAMIEGGEFRMRHAPRDRILKREGAEAAVGAARNFEGPLSVRVEDKRQRPPKLHDLPSLQKLCASRFGWAAAKTLEIAQELYDGQGKKIITYPRAEVRYLPENLIGDVPQIVAGLQVGQSFKTIPVPAQPIIRKGKSGSFYDKGLEGASHHAVIPNVNTIEGLRDVWPRLSVDEKKLFDVIVRAYLAAVMPDFRYRQTTVSLDVDSFPFKASGRQPIDLGWRRAFPDWKPANEKSDDAQLLPQMLNGEIARLRDPTVEKKETRPPPRYNEGTLIEAMQQAWRFIDDEGLRDRLKEAKGIGTPATRAEIIGGLKRQGFLITQGKNIVPTDTGIKLFGVLQEADPALVDPGVTARLECLLDDVVLGKQEMVSAIDAVCDVAQRIIGKIVAGPPNGVSPVLVFEPKGRGNGRPPTTSMKRFADNLARQKGIKPPAGYTKSGSICRSFLEQHAPKRAERVDGKTVCDPNARLPSLAQLSFSESIAREKGVVIPDEAKASSSIMSLWIDKNQSAKSGKGRSKPVAKNSKPTTEKSSKSRKRAGKPRPTTALVDTTHPSAVVQLDVAVNTPLRIPYGNKDVAQKLGAKYATGGWYAPSGVDLSVFILKGWL from the coding sequence ATGGCCGATCAGATCGTTATCACAGAAAAAACGAGCCAAGCTAAAGATGTCCGTATAGCCGTTGGGTCTCGCTATGGGGTGGTTCTACCGGCTGAGGGGCACTTGTTTGACTTACTCGAACCGGAGGATGTGGTGCCGGAATGGAAGCGGTGGTCCCCGGTTCTGCTTCGCCCTCGGGAGCTTTACGGTACACGACCGGCAAAGGGTGGCAACAAAGCGGCCAAGCTCAAAGCAATTCGTGAGGCGTTACGCACGGCCAAGCAGGTCTGGCTTGCCACTGATTGTGACCGAGAAGGGCAACTCATCGGCCAGGAGATCCTTGAACATTACAAGTATCGAGGACAGGTTATGCGTGTGCTGTTTACTGCTCAAGACGCCCAGACCATACGGCAGTCTTTTGATCGGGCCAAACCCAACTCAGAATACGCCCGACTTTATGCCGCTGCCGTTGCGCGCCGCCAGGCCGATCAGATCTACAATTTGTCACTGACCCGTACCGCGACCGTCATCCTTGGCAAAGGTGCCAAGGGGGTCATCGGCGTTGGGCGTGTCAAAACCCCGACCCTAGCCATCGTCTGCAAGCGCGAACTGGAAATCCGCAAATTCAGTCCCGTAATCTACTTCGAAATTGTCGCCACCGCCATGATTGAGGGCGGTGAATTCAGGATGCGACATGCACCACGTGATCGAATTCTCAAGCGTGAGGGTGCCGAGGCCGCGGTTGGTGCCGCGCGTAACTTCGAGGGGCCGCTCAGCGTGCGTGTCGAGGATAAGCGTCAACGTCCCCCCAAATTGCACGATCTGCCCTCACTCCAAAAACTCTGTGCTTCGCGTTTCGGCTGGGCTGCGGCAAAGACGCTGGAGATCGCTCAGGAGCTCTATGACGGTCAAGGCAAGAAGATCATCACTTATCCGCGCGCCGAAGTGCGCTACCTACCCGAGAACCTGATCGGGGACGTGCCGCAGATCGTTGCCGGATTGCAAGTGGGCCAATCGTTCAAAACAATCCCTGTGCCGGCACAACCCATTATCCGAAAAGGTAAGAGTGGCAGTTTCTATGACAAGGGATTGGAGGGAGCCAGCCACCACGCGGTCATCCCCAACGTCAACACCATTGAGGGTTTGAGGGACGTCTGGCCCCGTCTTTCGGTCGATGAGAAAAAACTGTTTGACGTGATCGTACGGGCCTACCTAGCCGCAGTCATGCCAGATTTTCGCTATCGCCAGACAACTGTATCGCTCGATGTAGACAGCTTTCCTTTCAAAGCCAGCGGTCGCCAACCCATTGATCTTGGTTGGCGGAGGGCGTTTCCGGACTGGAAACCTGCCAATGAAAAGAGCGACGATGCGCAGTTGCTTCCGCAGATGCTAAACGGAGAGATCGCGCGTCTAAGAGATCCGACTGTGGAGAAAAAGGAAACTCGACCGCCGCCGCGCTATAACGAAGGAACCTTGATCGAAGCCATGCAGCAGGCTTGGCGCTTTATCGATGACGAGGGTTTGCGTGACAGGCTGAAGGAAGCCAAGGGCATCGGCACGCCGGCGACCCGCGCTGAGATCATCGGCGGATTGAAGCGGCAGGGTTTTCTTATTACACAGGGCAAGAACATTGTGCCCACCGATACCGGGATAAAGTTGTTTGGTGTTCTCCAAGAGGCAGACCCGGCCTTGGTCGATCCTGGCGTGACAGCGCGTCTCGAATGCCTGCTCGACGATGTTGTCCTCGGCAAACAGGAAATGGTGAGCGCCATCGATGCTGTTTGTGACGTTGCCCAGCGTATCATCGGCAAGATCGTGGCAGGCCCGCCGAACGGCGTGTCGCCCGTGCTTGTTTTTGAACCGAAGGGCAGGGGCAACGGACGGCCACCGACGACCTCAATGAAGCGTTTCGCCGACAACTTGGCGCGCCAGAAGGGCATCAAGCCCCCAGCTGGATACACCAAATCGGGATCGATCTGCCGTTCATTTCTCGAGCAGCACGCCCCTAAGAGAGCGGAGCGCGTTGACGGGAAAACGGTTTGCGATCCGAATGCAAGACTACCAAGCTTGGCACAATTATCATTTTCTGAAAGCATCGCGCGGGAAAAAGGTGTTGTGATACCCGACGAGGCCAAGGCCAGCTCTTCCATAATGTCATTGTGGATCGACAAGAACCAGAGTGCGAAGTCTGGCAAGGGGCGCAGCAAGCCCGTTGCGAAGAATTCTAAACCAACAACAGAAAAATCCTCCAAGTCAAGAAAGAGGGCAGGAAAGCCCAGGCCAACTACGGCTTTAGTGGATACGACGCATCCGTCCGCCGTCGTCCAGTTGGATGTCGCTGTAAACACGCCACTGCGAATTCCCTACGGCAACAAGGATGTCGCGCAAAAACTCGGTGCCAAGTACGCCACTGGCGGATGGTACGCGCCGTCCGGTGTCGATCTAAGCGTGTTCATATTGAAGGGTTGGCTGTGA